The sequence TAATAATAATTCTTTCATTTTTAAAATTTTTAATTATTAATATCCCTTTTTATTCAGGCTCTTTTTTATATTATATAGAAAAATTTCAATAAATATGGTAAAATTTACTGAATATATCAATGAGGTGATAGATAGTGGAGTCAAGAATTCCAAGTCATATAGCAATAATCATGGATGGAAATGGTAGATGGGCAGAAAAAAGAGGATTGCCTAGGACATTAGGACATAAAGAAGGTGCTGATGTATTAAGAAAGATAATAACTTATGCAGGAAGGATTGGAGTCAAATATCTTACTGTTTATGCTTTTTCAACAGAAAACTGGAAAAGAAGTAAGGAAGAAGTTGATACTTTAATGTTTCTCTTTAAAACATATTTAAAAAATGAAGAAAAAAATATAATGAAAAATAATGTGAGATTTTTGGTATCGGGAAGAAAAGATGGAGTAAGGTCATCACTTCTGGAAGCAATAGAAAAACTTGAAGATAAAAGTAAGGATAATACAGGCCTTATATTAAATATAGCATTTAATTATGGTGGAAGAGCAGAGATAATAGATGCTGTAAATTCTATTCTTAAATTGGGAATAGAGAATATAGATGAAG comes from Fusobacterium sp. and encodes:
- a CDS encoding isoprenyl transferase codes for the protein MESRIPSHIAIIMDGNGRWAEKRGLPRTLGHKEGADVLRKIITYAGRIGVKYLTVYAFSTENWKRSKEEVDTLMFLFKTYLKNEEKNIMKNNVRFLVSGRKDGVRSSLLEAIEKLEDKSKDNTGLILNIAFNYGGRAEIIDAVNSILKLGIENIDEEKFSKYMYNDIPDPELLIRTSGEFRISNFLLWQIAYSEIYITDALWPDFDEKELDKAIQSYNERDRRFGGVKNA